A single window of Streptomyces aquilus DNA harbors:
- a CDS encoding glycoside hydrolase family 27 protein: MRMITRTLAFAFAIVLFCVGVPLVSLGTAQPAAALGNGLALTPQMGFNDWNAYGCNVSESLIKSTAQAMHTNGMQAAGYTYVNIDDCWMTHNRDSGGHLVPDPAKFPDGIKGTADYVHSLGLKLGIYEDAGTATCAGYPGSLGHESTDAQSFASWGVDYLKYDNCNNNGVSARSRYTAMRDALAATGRPILYSLCNWGQDNVWTWGADVGNSWRTTGDISASFSSMLSIFHSNVGLASYAGPGHWNDPDMLEVGNGSMTATESRSEFSLWAEMAAPLIAGTNIPSASADTLSTLTNSRVIAVDQDPLGKQGTMVSSSGGLDVLAKPLANGDVSVALFNETGSTATISTTAAAIGKTGASSYTLTDLWSGATSTTSGTISASVPAHGTVMYRVAGGTSGGGTNVTGAVHAVGAGKCLDVPNSTTTAGTQVEIWSCNGGANQTWTHTASNQFTIYSGSSQRCLDAYNNQTTPGTKVEIWSCNGQSNQQWTLNSNGTITGVQSGLCLGVAGGATADGTLAELQTCNGGSSQRWTLG; encoded by the coding sequence ATGCGCATGATTACCCGGACGCTGGCGTTCGCCTTCGCCATCGTGCTGTTCTGCGTCGGCGTCCCCCTCGTCTCCCTCGGCACGGCGCAGCCCGCCGCCGCGCTGGGCAACGGGCTGGCGCTGACCCCGCAGATGGGCTTCAACGACTGGAACGCCTACGGCTGCAACGTCTCGGAATCGCTGATCAAGTCCACCGCGCAGGCGATGCACACCAACGGCATGCAGGCGGCGGGCTACACCTACGTCAACATCGATGACTGCTGGATGACCCACAACCGCGATTCCGGCGGCCACCTGGTGCCGGACCCGGCCAAGTTCCCCGACGGCATCAAGGGCACCGCCGACTACGTGCACTCGCTGGGACTGAAGTTGGGGATCTACGAGGACGCGGGCACCGCCACCTGCGCCGGCTACCCGGGCAGCCTGGGCCACGAGAGCACCGACGCCCAGTCGTTCGCGTCCTGGGGCGTGGACTACCTGAAGTACGACAACTGCAACAACAACGGGGTGTCCGCGCGGAGCCGGTACACCGCGATGCGGGACGCCCTGGCGGCCACCGGCCGACCCATCCTGTACAGCCTGTGCAACTGGGGCCAGGACAACGTGTGGACCTGGGGCGCGGACGTGGGCAACAGCTGGCGCACCACCGGGGACATCAGCGCGAGTTTCTCCAGCATGCTGTCGATCTTCCACAGCAACGTGGGACTCGCCTCGTACGCCGGTCCCGGCCACTGGAACGACCCGGACATGCTGGAGGTCGGCAACGGCTCGATGACGGCCACCGAGAGCCGCAGCGAGTTCAGCCTGTGGGCGGAGATGGCCGCACCGCTGATCGCGGGCACCAACATCCCCTCGGCCAGTGCGGACACCTTGTCCACCCTGACCAACTCCCGGGTGATCGCGGTCGACCAGGACCCCCTCGGCAAGCAGGGCACCATGGTCTCCTCCTCGGGCGGCCTCGACGTGCTGGCCAAGCCTTTGGCCAACGGGGATGTGTCGGTGGCCCTGTTCAACGAGACCGGCTCGACGGCGACCATCTCGACCACCGCGGCGGCGATCGGCAAGACCGGGGCCTCCTCCTACACCCTGACCGACCTGTGGTCGGGGGCGACCTCCACCACCTCGGGCACGATCAGCGCCTCGGTACCGGCGCACGGCACGGTGATGTACCGGGTCGCGGGCGGCACCAGTGGCGGCGGCACCAACGTGACCGGCGCGGTGCACGCCGTGGGCGCGGGCAAGTGCCTGGACGTACCCAACTCGACCACGACCGCCGGCACCCAGGTGGAGATCTGGAGCTGCAACGGCGGTGCCAACCAGACCTGGACGCACACCGCGTCCAACCAGTTCACCATCTACTCCGGCAGCAGCCAGAGGTGCCTGGACGCCTACAACAACCAGACCACGCCGGGGACCAAGGTGGAGATCTGGTCGTGCAACGGCCAGAGCAACCAGCAGTGGACGCTGAACTCCAACGGCACGATCACCGGCGTCCAGTCGGGCCTGTGCCTGGGCGTCGCCGGCGGGGCGACCGCCGACGGCACCCTCGCCGAGCTACAGACCTGTAACGGCGGCAGCAGCCAGCGGTGGACGTTGGGGTGA
- a CDS encoding arabinofuranosidase catalytic domain-containing protein, protein MLEPAGDRPRRRGKAVLLVVLAMIVAAFGAPAFATSPRSATAAPRVADVSLPCDLYAAGGTPCVTAHSTTRALFASYNGPLYQIQRASDHSYRDIGLLSAGGYADGASQVSFCSGTSCTITKIYDQTAQHNDMPISWGGYWKGPGPNGSDVGADAMALPVTAAGHQVFGVKVAQGVGYRHDNAKGVPTGSQPSGIYMVTSSNYTNQWCCFDYGLGENTHTDTGNATMNAIYWGNACWFGGCTGSGPWVEADLENGMFHTNTGSNKDPNNPGVHHPFVSAWEKNNGTTNFTLKYGDGASGGLTTTFSGPLPNGYSPMKVDSSVLLGTGGDNSVSGTGEFFEGAITAGYPSDATENAVQASITAAGYGSGGGGGTSTALHAVGAGKCLEVPGASTTPGTQTQIRDCNGAANQTWSRTGSRELTVYSGSSRLCLDASNQGTSPGTKVITWTCNGQTNQQWNVNANGTITSAQSGLCLDVTGAATANGTPVELWTCNGGSNQQWSLS, encoded by the coding sequence ATGCTCGAACCAGCCGGTGATCGCCCGCGCAGGCGCGGGAAAGCCGTGCTCCTTGTCGTCCTGGCGATGATCGTGGCCGCGTTCGGCGCCCCGGCGTTCGCCACGTCCCCGCGGTCCGCGACGGCCGCGCCGCGTGTGGCGGACGTGTCGCTCCCGTGCGACCTCTACGCCGCGGGCGGGACGCCGTGTGTGACGGCGCACTCCACGACCAGGGCGTTGTTCGCGTCGTACAACGGACCGCTGTACCAGATCCAGCGGGCGTCCGACCACAGCTACCGCGACATCGGGCTGCTCAGCGCGGGCGGGTACGCGGACGGCGCGTCCCAGGTGTCGTTCTGCTCCGGCACGTCGTGCACGATCACGAAGATCTACGACCAGACCGCCCAGCACAACGACATGCCGATCTCCTGGGGCGGCTACTGGAAGGGCCCGGGCCCGAACGGGTCCGATGTCGGCGCGGACGCCATGGCCCTGCCGGTGACCGCGGCCGGCCACCAGGTCTTCGGCGTCAAGGTCGCGCAGGGCGTCGGATACCGGCACGACAACGCGAAAGGCGTCCCCACCGGATCCCAGCCCTCGGGCATCTACATGGTGACGTCGTCGAACTACACGAACCAGTGGTGCTGCTTCGACTACGGCCTCGGTGAGAACACCCACACCGACACCGGCAACGCCACCATGAACGCCATCTACTGGGGCAACGCCTGCTGGTTCGGCGGCTGCACCGGGTCGGGGCCGTGGGTGGAGGCCGACCTGGAGAACGGCATGTTCCACACCAACACCGGCTCCAACAAGGACCCGAACAACCCCGGTGTGCACCACCCCTTCGTCAGCGCCTGGGAGAAGAACAACGGCACCACCAACTTCACCCTCAAATACGGCGACGGCGCGAGCGGCGGGCTGACGACCACCTTCTCCGGCCCCCTGCCGAACGGCTACTCGCCGATGAAGGTCGACAGTTCCGTCCTGCTCGGCACCGGGGGAGACAACAGTGTCTCGGGCACCGGCGAGTTCTTCGAGGGCGCCATCACGGCCGGCTACCCCTCCGACGCCACGGAGAACGCCGTTCAGGCAAGCATCACCGCGGCCGGCTATGGCTCGGGAGGCGGTGGCGGTACGTCGACCGCGCTGCACGCGGTGGGCGCGGGCAAGTGCCTGGAGGTGCCGGGCGCGTCCACGACCCCGGGTACGCAGACCCAGATCCGCGACTGCAATGGAGCGGCGAACCAGACCTGGTCGCGGACCGGCTCCCGCGAGCTGACCGTGTACTCCGGCAGCAGCCGGCTGTGCCTGGACGCCTCCAACCAGGGCACCAGCCCCGGCACCAAGGTCATCACCTGGACCTGCAACGGCCAGACCAACCAGCAGTGGAACGTCAACGCCAACGGCACGATCACCAGCGCCCAGTCCGGCCTGTGCCTGGACGTGACCGGCGCCGCCACCGCCAACGGCACCCCCGTCGAACTGTGGACCTGCAACGGCGGATCCAACCAGCAGTGGTCACTGAGCTGA
- a CDS encoding RICIN domain-containing protein — MRTRARSGRLVLAVGIVLAFVLQLSATAESRAVSGEALSVNLASTRGPSTGVGEGFLYGFTQDGSQPADQFIKPLGINAFRGGGWFSGGWIKDNYQYGSATRADIDSIVAQAKRLTQPPYHAQYQVLVSDIYGANGGQPSTTRYPCDNGDCSNWISFIDSTVGALQATGLSFAYDIWNEPDISVFWTRGVNSAQYFQMWDTAYREIRRIAPSAQIVGPSLAFTPQSNPGEWRTWLAHVKAAGTVPDMITNHDEGDVDDPVTVSQSLNSALTTAGIGPRPLSANEYQPADRQTAGVTAWYLARFAQSSYTNAMRGNWVCCVTPNLTGVLTQSGGSWQPTGNWWALRDYADMTGTLVDTSGQVGSTAISASEDPTNKRAVAIIGDANGNSGTASVTFNGLSSLPWLTNAGSVHVTVHRIPDQAPLAAPLTVYDQNVSASGGSITVPLTFQAAHDAFAVYLTPASPGGEGYPTGYHQLVVANNSLCLDVYGNSGSAGAAIDQWTCNGQSNQQFQFVPASGGYGELRAQSSGQDVAVAGGSTTAGTPDIVQQPPGTAANGLWLPVRQSDGSYAFQNRNSGLCLDVYGAGSTAGQQLDQWPCKNAPGTNQDFFVR; from the coding sequence ATGAGGACGAGAGCGAGATCCGGCCGTCTGGTCCTGGCCGTCGGCATCGTCTTGGCGTTCGTGCTGCAACTGTCGGCCACGGCCGAGAGCCGGGCCGTCTCGGGCGAGGCGCTGAGCGTCAACCTGGCGTCGACGCGGGGCCCGTCGACCGGTGTGGGCGAGGGATTCCTCTACGGCTTCACGCAGGACGGCAGCCAGCCGGCGGACCAGTTCATCAAGCCGCTGGGGATCAACGCGTTCCGCGGCGGCGGCTGGTTCTCCGGCGGCTGGATCAAGGACAACTACCAGTACGGCTCGGCGACTCGGGCCGACATCGACTCGATCGTCGCGCAGGCGAAACGGCTCACCCAGCCGCCGTACCACGCGCAGTACCAGGTACTGGTGAGCGACATCTACGGCGCCAACGGCGGGCAGCCGTCCACCACGAGATACCCGTGCGACAACGGCGACTGCTCCAACTGGATCAGCTTCATCGACTCCACGGTGGGAGCGCTACAGGCCACGGGGCTGTCGTTCGCCTACGACATCTGGAACGAGCCGGACATCTCCGTCTTCTGGACCCGGGGTGTCAACAGCGCCCAGTACTTCCAGATGTGGGACACCGCCTACCGGGAGATCCGGCGCATCGCCCCCTCGGCGCAGATCGTGGGACCGTCGCTCGCCTTCACCCCGCAGAGCAACCCGGGGGAGTGGCGGACCTGGCTGGCGCACGTGAAGGCGGCCGGGACGGTACCGGACATGATCACCAACCATGACGAAGGAGATGTCGACGACCCGGTCACCGTCTCCCAGTCCCTCAACAGCGCCCTGACCACGGCGGGCATCGGCCCCCGGCCGCTGTCCGCGAACGAGTACCAGCCCGCCGACCGGCAGACCGCCGGAGTGACGGCCTGGTACCTGGCGCGGTTCGCGCAGTCCTCGTACACCAACGCGATGCGCGGCAACTGGGTCTGCTGCGTCACCCCCAACCTGACGGGAGTCCTCACCCAGAGCGGCGGCAGTTGGCAGCCGACCGGCAACTGGTGGGCGCTTCGCGACTACGCCGACATGACCGGCACCCTGGTCGACACCTCCGGCCAGGTCGGCTCGACGGCGATCTCGGCCTCCGAGGATCCCACCAACAAGCGCGCGGTGGCGATCATCGGTGACGCGAACGGCAACTCCGGTACCGCGTCCGTGACCTTCAACGGGCTGTCGTCCCTACCCTGGCTGACGAACGCGGGCAGCGTGCACGTGACCGTGCACCGCATCCCGGACCAGGCACCCCTCGCCGCGCCGCTCACCGTCTACGACCAGAATGTGAGCGCCTCGGGCGGTTCGATCACCGTGCCGTTGACGTTCCAGGCCGCGCACGACGCGTTCGCCGTCTATCTCACCCCGGCCTCCCCCGGCGGCGAGGGCTACCCGACCGGCTACCACCAACTCGTCGTCGCCAACAACAGCTTGTGCCTGGACGTGTACGGCAACTCGGGCAGCGCGGGCGCCGCGATCGACCAGTGGACCTGCAACGGGCAGAGCAACCAGCAGTTCCAGTTCGTGCCGGCCTCGGGCGGCTACGGCGAACTGCGCGCCCAGAGCTCCGGCCAGGACGTCGCGGTCGCGGGCGGCTCCACGACGGCAGGCACCCCGGACATCGTCCAACAACCCCCAGGCACAGCGGCCAACGGCCTCTGGCTGCCCGTGCGCCAGTCCGACGGCTCCTACGCCTTCCAGAACCGCAACAGCGGTCTGTGCCTGGACGTCTACGGCGCCGGCAGCACGGCGGGCCAGCAACTGGACCAGTGGCCGTGCAAGAACGCACCGGGCACCAACCAGGACTTCTTCGTCCGCTGA